The DNA window GAAATTCATCGAGCGCCTGAACGTGCCTGCCAACATTTGCATAGGAAATACCGAGAAGGGAACGTAATGCAGCATCAGAAGGATTGAACCGAAGCGCCTGTTCAAGCACAGGAATCGCTCGGGCATAGTCTCCTTGTTGGATTAGTTGAAGAGCCTGCGCTCGCAGCGCATCACCTTGTTCATTAGTCATATCAATTCGCCCTCATCTTAACTTATACACAGGGAATTCGTAGCCAATCAACAAGTTCCTGTAGGTTTTTTATTTCCAGATCAGGTTTTATTTGGTCCTCGGGCGATGGTACGCCTTCACGGTTAATCCAAATAGTGTTTATGCCGACCATTTTAGCTCCCGCAATGTCATGAGTACGAGAATCTCCAATAAAAATCGCTTCCTCAGGATTTGCGTCAGCGGCTTCAAGGGCGGCGAGAAAAATCTTTGGATCAGGTTTGCCCAATCCAAATTCCCCCTCGATAAAAACAGAACTGAAGAATTCATTAATTTGGAGTGTCGCCAGTTCATCACGTTGAACGTCCGCAGGCCCGTTTGTGATAATGCCGAGGAAATAATGATCATGCAATAGCTTTAAAGCCAGAAGGACATCGGGGTAGAGGCGCAATCGCTTTCGCCGATGAATATCATAAAGGCTTGAAACACGTTCGCCCAGCTGCTCATCATCGATACCGAGTACCTTTACAGTGCGAGTCATCGTTTCGTCCCGTGAAGAGGCGCCGCATTTCAAGTATCTCTCACGCCATGTCCCCGGCTTCCTTACTTCGGTCACCATCTCTTGGAAAATGGTCCAATAAACCTCATAGATAAAGTCTATTGTCAGCTCGGGTTTGATTTGGCGAATTAATTCAAACGAATCACGACGCCCACCCATTGCAGCTTCAGAATAGTTGCAAAGCGTGTCATCCAGATCAAAAAAGATTGCCTTTAAATTGCATGAGGGAACCAGCATCACACTTAAAGTGTAGCACAACCATAGGGGGGCGA is part of the bacterium genome and encodes:
- a CDS encoding HAD family hydrolase, which encodes MLVPSCNLKAIFFDLDDTLCNYSEAAMGGRRDSFELIRQIKPELTIDFIYEVYWTIFQEMVTEVRKPGTWRERYLKCGASSRDETMTRTVKVLGIDDEQLGERVSSLYDIHRRKRLRLYPDVLLALKLLHDHYFLGIITNGPADVQRDELATLQINEFFSSVFIEGEFGLGKPDPKIFLAALEAADANPEEAIFIGDSRTHDIAGAKMVGINTIWINREGVPSPEDQIKPDLEIKNLQELVDWLRIPCV